A DNA window from Castanea sativa cultivar Marrone di Chiusa Pesio chromosome 7, ASM4071231v1 contains the following coding sequences:
- the LOC142641982 gene encoding uncharacterized protein LOC142641982 isoform X1 — MIVCVAVVGHQNNPLYIQSFTEADDALKLHHIVHCSLDVVDERVNNPKKSGPTLNETFLGLLYPTENYKVYGYLTNTKVKFILVTTDLDVRDADVRNFFRRFHAAYVDAVSNPFHMPGKKITSRTFAERVSTIVKSFGLSSAG, encoded by the exons ATGATCGTCTGCGTCGCCGTCGTCGGCCACCAG AACAATCCTCTGTACATACAAAGCTTCACGGAAGCTGATGATGCTCTCAAGCTCCACCACATCGTACACTGTTCCCTCGACGTCGTCGACGAACGAG tgAACAATCCGAAAAAATCTGGACCAACTCTCAATGAGACATTTCTGGGTCTTCTTTATCCCACTGAAAATTACAAagt GTATGGGTATCTGACTAATACTAAGGTGAAGTTTATATTGGTGACAACGGATCTAGATGTCCGAGACGCCGATGTTCGAAAT TTTTTCAGGAGGTTCCATGCTGCATATGTAGATGCAGTTTCAAACCCATTTCATATGCCAGGTAAAAAGATAACGTCCAGAACTTTTGCCGAAAGGGTCAGCACCATAGTCAAATCTTTTGGATTGAGCTCAGCTGGGTGA
- the LOC142641982 gene encoding uncharacterized protein LOC142641982 isoform X2, whose amino-acid sequence MIVCVAVVGHQNNPLYIQSFTEADDALKLHHIVHCSLDVVDERVNNPKKSGPTLNETFLGLLYPTENYKVYGYLTNTKVKFILVTTDLDVRDADVRNPMNFCSNDALFPCKSKVEGGKLSIQNPLVACVTYQ is encoded by the exons ATGATCGTCTGCGTCGCCGTCGTCGGCCACCAG AACAATCCTCTGTACATACAAAGCTTCACGGAAGCTGATGATGCTCTCAAGCTCCACCACATCGTACACTGTTCCCTCGACGTCGTCGACGAACGAG tgAACAATCCGAAAAAATCTGGACCAACTCTCAATGAGACATTTCTGGGTCTTCTTTATCCCACTGAAAATTACAAagt GTATGGGTATCTGACTAATACTAAGGTGAAGTTTATATTGGTGACAACGGATCTAGATGTCCGAGACGCCGATGTTCGAAAT CCAATGAACTTTTGCTCAAATGACGCTCTCTTtccttgtaagagcaaggtggaaGGTGGGAAATTATCAATTCAAAACCCACTAGTTGCATGTGTGacttatcaataa